The proteins below come from a single Synechococcus sp. WH 8101 genomic window:
- a CDS encoding dihydrofolate reductase family protein, whose protein sequence is MAGPSAGPLPQVRLVLAISLDGRLAPPAGGAAQLGGAGDRRVLEEALAWADGALIGGGTLRAHHSTCLIRNPQLREQRLQQGRPAQPAALVVSRADAFPQHWPFFGQPIRRWLLSPAKDGAIPSGFDGRLPLAECWSGTLQTLAQRGLSRLLLLGGARLCAGLLQDDAVDGLQLTLTPRLLGGQHCWLPADTLGLPADLGSSAAWGLEAVEPLEGDELMLRYRRQRSTRV, encoded by the coding sequence TTGGCCGGACCCTCTGCTGGCCCCTTGCCCCAGGTGCGCCTGGTGCTGGCCATCAGTCTGGATGGACGGCTGGCGCCGCCGGCGGGCGGTGCCGCCCAACTGGGTGGAGCCGGTGATCGTCGGGTTCTCGAGGAGGCCCTGGCCTGGGCGGATGGGGCCCTGATCGGTGGCGGAACCCTCCGAGCGCATCACTCCACCTGCCTGATCCGCAATCCGCAGCTGCGCGAGCAGCGGTTGCAGCAGGGCCGGCCCGCCCAGCCCGCCGCCCTGGTGGTGTCGCGAGCCGATGCCTTTCCCCAACACTGGCCTTTTTTTGGCCAGCCGATCCGGCGCTGGTTGCTGTCGCCCGCCAAGGACGGGGCGATCCCCAGCGGTTTCGATGGGCGGTTGCCGTTGGCTGAATGCTGGTCGGGCACGCTGCAGACCCTGGCTCAGCGGGGCTTGTCCCGTTTGCTGTTGCTGGGCGGGGCGCGGCTCTGTGCCGGATTGCTGCAGGACGATGCGGTGGATGGGCTGCAGTTGACCCTCACCCCTCGGCTGCTGGGGGGACAGCACTGTTGGCTGCCGGCGGACACCCTTGGGCTGCCCGCCGACCTCGGCTCATCCGCTGCCTGGGGGTTGGAGGCGGTCGAGCCACTGGAGGGCGATGAGCTGATGCTGCGTTATCGACGCCAGCGTTCCACCAGGGTCTGA
- a CDS encoding glycoside hydrolase family 3 N-terminal domain-containing protein has product MSEPLNDAELRRRIASLIVVRASGHAGDRQRRYPRWELPNQTLRRLLADGVGGVILLGGTATELHQRCRTLQRWADHPLLLCADVEEGVGQRFEGATWLVPPMALARLHQRDPARAVALAERYGRCTGRQARRCGLNWVLGPVADVNNNPANPVINVRAWGDTPATVIALTCAFQRGLQSTGVLGCAKHFPGHGDTAVDSHLQLPLLPHNRARLDAVELAPFRSLIAAGVDSVMTAHLQIPALDAERPATLSSATLTSLLRDELEFRGLVVTDALVMDAISQRWGAGEAARLAFAAGADLILMPGDADAAIAAIAAGLRAGSLPWQRLDQALDRRRQALARTQTFTADDAEDPEDLSDLELSEERELATTLVALSLEQRGPIAAQPLAAPGSGGINLIRVDGVLSSSVLRANAPALTLPEQAGFRSLLCHPLGLSPWRSEQASDAHLALERLGEGPVLVQLFLRGNPFRGERDRSEPWGAALQQLQREGRLAGLVVYGCPYTWERLSGQLDPAIPALYSPGQMDDAQALALAQLLSSDRTGTGTDRNDGFTD; this is encoded by the coding sequence GTGAGCGAGCCCCTCAACGACGCGGAGCTGCGCCGGCGCATCGCCAGCCTGATCGTGGTGCGAGCGAGCGGCCATGCCGGCGACCGGCAACGCCGTTACCCCCGTTGGGAGCTGCCGAATCAGACATTGCGCCGGCTGCTCGCCGACGGGGTTGGCGGCGTGATTCTCCTGGGGGGTACGGCCACCGAACTGCACCAGCGCTGCCGCACCCTGCAGCGCTGGGCTGATCACCCCCTGCTGCTGTGCGCCGATGTGGAAGAAGGTGTCGGCCAACGGTTTGAAGGGGCGACCTGGCTGGTGCCACCCATGGCGCTCGCCCGCCTGCATCAGCGCGATCCGGCCCGAGCCGTGGCGCTGGCGGAACGCTATGGACGCTGCACGGGACGGCAAGCTCGGCGCTGTGGCCTGAACTGGGTGCTGGGGCCCGTGGCGGATGTGAACAACAATCCCGCCAATCCAGTGATCAATGTGCGGGCCTGGGGAGACACACCCGCCACGGTGATCGCCCTCACCTGCGCCTTTCAGCGCGGCCTCCAGAGCACGGGCGTGCTGGGCTGCGCCAAGCATTTTCCAGGTCATGGCGACACCGCCGTCGACTCCCATCTGCAGCTGCCGCTGCTCCCTCACAACCGGGCGCGACTGGATGCGGTGGAACTGGCCCCGTTTCGCAGCTTGATTGCCGCAGGGGTCGACAGCGTCATGACCGCCCATCTCCAGATCCCCGCGCTGGACGCGGAACGGCCGGCCACACTCTCCAGCGCCACACTCACGAGCTTGTTGCGAGACGAGCTCGAGTTCAGGGGCCTGGTGGTGACCGATGCCCTGGTGATGGACGCGATCAGCCAACGCTGGGGGGCCGGGGAAGCGGCCCGGCTCGCCTTCGCGGCAGGCGCGGATCTGATCCTGATGCCAGGCGATGCCGATGCCGCCATTGCCGCCATTGCCGCCGGCCTGCGCGCTGGATCCCTGCCATGGCAGCGACTGGATCAGGCGTTGGATCGGAGGCGGCAGGCCCTCGCCCGCACCCAGACCTTCACCGCTGACGACGCCGAGGATCCCGAAGACCTGAGCGACCTGGAGCTGAGCGAAGAACGGGAGCTGGCGACCACCCTGGTAGCGCTGAGCCTTGAGCAACGCGGCCCAATAGCGGCCCAGCCCTTGGCCGCTCCGGGCTCGGGGGGGATCAATCTGATCCGAGTCGATGGGGTGCTGTCCTCCAGCGTGCTTCGCGCCAACGCTCCAGCCCTGACCCTGCCGGAGCAGGCCGGCTTCCGCAGCCTGCTCTGCCACCCCCTGGGACTATCGCCCTGGCGGTCCGAGCAAGCCAGCGACGCCCACCTGGCCCTGGAACGCCTGGGCGAGGGGCCGGTGCTGGTGCAGCTGTTTCTGAGGGGGAACCCATTCCGCGGCGAGCGTGATCGGAGCGAACCCTGGGGCGCCGCTCTCCAGCAGCTGCAACGAGAGGGACGACTGGCCGGACTGGTGGTGTATGGCTGTCCTTACACCTGGGAGAGGCTCAGCGGCCAGCTCGACCCAGCGATCCCCGCCCTCTACAGCCCTGGGCAGATGGACGACGCCCAGGCCCTGGCCCTGGCACAGCTGCTGTCGTCAGATCGGACGGGCACCGGCACCGATCGCAACGACGGCTTCACCGACTGA
- a CDS encoding 6-carboxytetrahydropterin synthase yields MADSSAMASAPHGQGRGCVITRRACFSASHRYWLPELDADDNAARFGPCTLAPGHGHNYELIVSMAGPLDADGMVLNLSEVKHAIRSEVTDALDFRFLNEAWPEFDVTRPEGCLPTTEALVRVIWHRLSAHLPLVALRLHESPGLWADYLGHGMDAYLTLRTHFAAAHRLARPELSQEENERIYGKCARPHGHGHNYLVEVTVRGSIDPRTGMVCDLAALQSLLDDLVVEPFDHTFLNKDVPHFSTCVPTAENIALHIADRLASPVQAIGAHLHKVRLQESPNNAAEVFAEAPQLNMAPVGLEAAMAS; encoded by the coding sequence ATGGCTGACAGTTCTGCGATGGCTTCCGCTCCCCACGGCCAGGGGCGTGGTTGTGTGATCACCCGTCGCGCCTGCTTCAGCGCCAGCCATCGGTACTGGTTGCCGGAGCTTGATGCGGATGACAATGCCGCCCGCTTCGGGCCCTGCACCCTCGCACCCGGACACGGCCACAACTACGAGTTGATCGTGTCCATGGCCGGACCTCTTGACGCCGATGGCATGGTGCTCAACCTCTCTGAGGTAAAGCATGCGATCCGCTCGGAGGTCACCGACGCGCTCGACTTCCGCTTCCTCAATGAAGCCTGGCCGGAGTTTGATGTCACCAGACCAGAGGGCTGTCTGCCTACCACCGAGGCCCTGGTGCGCGTGATCTGGCATCGGCTCTCCGCCCACCTCCCTCTGGTCGCCCTGCGGCTTCACGAATCACCAGGCCTCTGGGCCGACTACCTCGGACACGGCATGGACGCTTACCTCACCCTTCGCACCCACTTCGCTGCCGCTCACCGACTGGCGCGACCCGAGCTCAGCCAGGAGGAGAACGAGCGGATCTACGGCAAATGCGCTCGCCCCCATGGGCATGGTCACAACTATCTGGTGGAGGTGACCGTGAGGGGGAGCATCGATCCCCGCACAGGCATGGTCTGTGATCTGGCAGCGCTTCAGAGCCTGCTCGACGACCTGGTGGTCGAGCCCTTCGACCACACGTTCCTCAACAAGGATGTGCCCCATTTCTCCACCTGTGTCCCCACAGCGGAGAACATCGCTTTGCACATCGCCGACCGGCTCGCGTCGCCGGTGCAGGCGATCGGCGCCCATCTGCACAAGGTGCGGCTGCAGGAAAGCCCGAACAATGCGGCTGAAGTGTTCGCTGAGGCGCCGCAGCTCAATATGGCTCCCGTTGGCCTTGAGGCGGCGATGGCCTCCTGA
- the rbfA gene encoding 30S ribosome-binding factor RbfA, translated as MAPGRRVERVAALIRRETSELLIHGIRDERVHQGMVSITEVEVSGDLQHCKIFVSIYGEDADKRNVLEGLKAASGYLRGELGRRLQMRRAPEVVFQLDRGIEKGTSVLNLLNRLEEERQERDELPQSDQPEPSVQESGEQL; from the coding sequence ATGGCACCGGGACGGCGCGTGGAACGGGTCGCGGCACTGATTCGCCGCGAAACCAGCGAACTGCTGATCCATGGCATCCGCGACGAACGGGTGCACCAGGGGATGGTGAGCATCACCGAAGTGGAGGTGAGCGGCGATCTGCAGCATTGCAAGATCTTCGTGAGCATCTACGGCGAAGACGCCGACAAGCGGAACGTTCTGGAGGGCCTGAAAGCCGCTAGCGGCTACCTGCGCGGTGAGCTGGGCCGCCGGCTGCAGATGCGCCGAGCCCCCGAGGTGGTGTTCCAATTGGATCGCGGCATCGAAAAGGGCACCTCGGTGCTCAACCTGCTCAACCGCCTCGAGGAGGAACGCCAAGAACGGGACGAGCTGCCGCAGTCTGATCAGCCAGAGCCCAGCGTGCAGGAGTCTGGCGAACAGTTGTGA
- a CDS encoding DUF6816 family protein: MVRRLLRPIIVALLLLLCLAIPVRADGSATLLEQRLQAWPDWQLPAPLPRPDRRGDLLYPAWFAGEWQVTSLDLTAEGETGEPLRHQARFLIDAKQRVVADRAFNALAIGRAVLGSALLTVEQPADDHNRQLARLQNDQLLETTVIGRRQSDPQQEPFTTDELVLQIIHGPGAPRISRVETLSRYHPCTPSPAAVEHICADQWQARFSGPEQGLDAAPLARAHYKLTLTRLPDQPETDGSPNDPARRTGAATGGDH; this comes from the coding sequence ATGGTGCGACGACTGCTGCGTCCGATCATCGTGGCTCTGCTGCTGCTGCTGTGCCTCGCCATCCCGGTGCGGGCCGATGGCAGCGCGACCCTGCTGGAGCAACGCCTGCAGGCCTGGCCCGACTGGCAGCTGCCGGCGCCGTTGCCGCGCCCCGATCGCCGTGGGGATCTGTTGTATCCGGCCTGGTTTGCCGGCGAGTGGCAGGTCACGAGCCTCGATCTGACGGCGGAAGGGGAGACCGGCGAACCGCTCCGCCATCAGGCCCGTTTTCTCATTGATGCGAAGCAGCGTGTCGTGGCCGATCGCGCCTTCAATGCCCTCGCGATCGGCAGAGCGGTGCTGGGTTCGGCCTTGTTGACGGTGGAGCAGCCAGCTGACGATCACAATCGACAACTGGCCCGGCTGCAGAACGACCAGCTGTTGGAGACCACTGTGATCGGCAGGAGGCAGAGCGATCCGCAGCAGGAGCCGTTCACAACCGACGAACTGGTGCTTCAGATCATCCACGGCCCGGGAGCGCCCAGGATCAGCCGGGTGGAAACCCTCAGCCGCTACCACCCCTGCACACCCAGCCCAGCGGCGGTGGAGCACATCTGCGCCGATCAATGGCAGGCTCGCTTCAGCGGGCCCGAGCAGGGACTGGACGCTGCTCCTCTGGCACGCGCGCACTACAAGCTCACGCTCACACGGCTGCCGGATCAACCTGAAACAGACGGGTCTCCAAACGATCCCGCCAGGCGAACAGGGGCTGCAACTGGGGGTGATCACTGA
- a CDS encoding glutathione S-transferase family protein: MLELHQFRHSAFCLKVRMVLQAKALSYRVVEVTPGVGQLAVFRLSGQRQLPVLVDGDTVIADSSAIARHLESVEPEPSLIPQDARDAAQVHLIEDWADTTLAHAARLALVQAAASDPELRVALLPDDLPEPLRRTLAGLPGGWLQGLGEVLDQGERAAMFTSLQRLAAAVETTPWLVGDQLSMADLAVAAQLSLLRFPASSGDGLAGRGVPGLSDHPQLQPLFAWRDRLETRLFQVDPAAV, from the coding sequence ATGCTGGAGCTCCATCAGTTCCGCCATTCCGCCTTCTGCCTGAAGGTGCGCATGGTGCTGCAGGCCAAGGCCCTGAGCTATCGCGTGGTGGAGGTCACCCCGGGCGTGGGTCAGCTGGCTGTCTTTCGCCTCTCGGGCCAGCGTCAGCTGCCCGTTCTGGTGGATGGCGACACCGTGATCGCTGATTCCTCGGCGATCGCCCGCCACCTGGAGTCGGTCGAACCCGAACCCTCTCTGATCCCTCAGGACGCGCGCGACGCGGCTCAGGTGCATCTGATCGAGGACTGGGCCGACACCACCCTGGCCCATGCCGCCCGTCTTGCCTTGGTGCAGGCGGCGGCGAGTGATCCCGAGCTGCGGGTGGCACTGCTGCCTGATGATCTGCCAGAACCACTGCGGCGCACGCTGGCCGGATTGCCTGGTGGTTGGCTGCAGGGGCTTGGCGAGGTGCTCGATCAGGGGGAGCGTGCCGCCATGTTCACCAGCCTGCAGCGGCTGGCTGCGGCTGTCGAGACCACGCCCTGGTTGGTGGGAGATCAGCTCTCCATGGCCGATCTGGCGGTGGCTGCCCAGCTTTCGCTGCTGCGTTTTCCCGCGTCATCCGGTGATGGCCTGGCGGGTCGGGGCGTGCCTGGACTCAGTGATCACCCCCAGTTGCAGCCCCTGTTCGCCTGGCGGGATCGTTTGGAGACCCGTCTGTTTCAGGTTGATCCGGCAGCCGTGTGA
- a CDS encoding DUF751 family protein yields the protein MREFFVNVTRYPRYLIAFSLGVINSVAEPLARRRSNPVTAVALMGALVSGLISVGLVLRAMVIPSPLT from the coding sequence ATGCGCGAGTTTTTCGTCAATGTGACGCGGTATCCCCGCTACCTGATCGCCTTCAGCCTGGGGGTGATCAATTCCGTTGCCGAGCCCCTGGCCAGGCGGCGCAGCAATCCCGTGACCGCCGTTGCCCTGATGGGTGCTCTGGTGAGCGGCCTGATCAGCGTTGGGCTGGTGCTCCGTGCCATGGTGATTCCATCACCCCTGACCTGA
- a CDS encoding shikimate kinase — protein sequence MTDPSQPLPHPLKARLGGRNLYLVGMMGSGKSSSGRPLAASLGYGFVDADAVIEQVAGRSIPQLFEEEGEEGFRDLESQVLQAIGQRHSLVVATGGGIVTRPENWGVLHQGLVVWLDPDRDQLLQRLRRDPGERPLLRSADPAATLDTLFIARRPLYAEADVQLNITNDAPEEVAQRVLDAIPAVLNPVQGAPGAPQTTAE from the coding sequence ATGACTGACCCTTCCCAGCCCCTGCCCCATCCCCTCAAAGCGCGCCTCGGAGGGCGCAATCTCTATCTGGTGGGAATGATGGGCAGCGGCAAAAGCAGCAGTGGTCGCCCCCTGGCCGCGAGCCTGGGCTATGGCTTCGTGGATGCCGACGCGGTCATCGAGCAGGTGGCAGGACGCTCGATTCCCCAGCTGTTTGAGGAGGAGGGGGAGGAGGGGTTCCGCGATTTGGAATCCCAAGTGCTGCAGGCGATCGGCCAGCGCCACTCGCTGGTGGTGGCCACCGGCGGCGGCATTGTGACGCGACCCGAAAACTGGGGCGTGCTGCATCAGGGGCTGGTGGTCTGGCTGGATCCCGACCGTGACCAGCTGTTGCAACGGCTGCGTCGGGATCCGGGCGAACGCCCCCTGCTGCGCAGCGCTGACCCAGCAGCAACGCTCGACACTCTGTTCATCGCACGACGGCCCCTCTATGCCGAAGCGGATGTGCAGCTGAACATCACCAATGACGCACCGGAGGAGGTGGCCCAGCGCGTCCTCGACGCCATTCCCGCCGTGCTCAATCCCGTTCAGGGGGCTCCAGGCGCACCGCAAACCACTGCAGAGTGA
- a CDS encoding chlororespiratory reduction protein 7: MSDPLIRACDHYVVLEPGQSERFLSATDTVTWLEGQLAALETLPDDLVACGSLTAAARRLLDTACDLEISPGLTLQWFAVRLEPPERD, from the coding sequence ATGTCTGATCCCCTGATTCGTGCCTGCGATCACTATGTGGTTCTGGAGCCTGGCCAGTCGGAGCGGTTTCTCTCCGCTACCGACACCGTGACATGGCTGGAAGGCCAGCTGGCCGCCCTGGAGACCCTGCCCGACGACCTCGTGGCCTGCGGTTCCCTCACGGCTGCAGCCCGGAGACTGCTCGATACCGCTTGTGATCTGGAGATCTCCCCAGGGCTCACTCTGCAGTGGTTTGCGGTGCGCCTGGAGCCCCCTGAACGGGATTGA